GCGCCCGGCGACGGCCATGATCAAGTGGCCCAACGACCTGCAGCTGGCCGGGCGCAAGTTCGCCGGCATTCTGTGCGAGGGAAGCTGGGACGCGGCGGGGCCCGGCGCGGTGATCGTGGGGATCGGGATGAACGTGCTGCACGCACCGGGAGATTTTGCGCCGGAGGTGCGGGAGACGGCGACGTCGCTGCGCATCGTGGCGGGATGGGCGCCGCCGCGGGTGCACGTGGCGGGCGCGGTGGCGGGCGCGATTGCGCGGGCGCTGGCCCGGCCGCCCGCGCAGCTGGGGGGCGCGCTGCTGGATGCGCTGCGCAGGCGTGACGCGCTGGACGGGCGCGAGGTGCGCGTGACCGGGCCGCAGGAAACGGAGGGCACCGCGCTGGGGATCGCGTCCGGCGGCGGGCTGCTGGTCCGCGGCCGCGACGGCGTGCTGCGCACCATCACCACCGGCACCGTCCGCGCGGTTCCGCACGGCGAAGCCGGGAGCACGCCCCGGCCATCCAGGAGCGAATGAATTCGCCGCTGGAAAAGCACGAAGTCCGCCTTCGCGGGCCGCGGCGGATTTC
This genomic interval from Longimicrobium terrae contains the following:
- a CDS encoding biotin--[acetyl-CoA-carboxylase] ligase; the encoded protein is MTGATGRWEGRTGAELAAAWTLPQVHARQVVGSTNDMARTLADSGAPHGTVVVAEEQTAGRGRGGKQWESPPGLGIWMSVVARPAELPAPGLLPILVGLAAAEALDAFARPATAMIKWPNDLQLAGRKFAGILCEGSWDAAGPGAVIVGIGMNVLHAPGDFAPEVRETATSLRIVAGWAPPRVHVAGAVAGAIARALARPPAQLGGALLDALRRRDALDGREVRVTGPQETEGTALGIASGGGLLVRGRDGVLRTITTGTVRAVPHGEAGSTPRPSRSE